One [Clostridium] saccharolyticum WM1 DNA segment encodes these proteins:
- a CDS encoding 5'-3' exonuclease — MSERKFVIVDGSSMLSTCYYAVLPREIMFAKSEEEKQKHYDKILHAKDGTYTNAVFGMLKMIVSLMKKQQPDYIAFVFDKTRDTFRRELYPDYKGTRGITPEPLKSQFVLMEEILKDVGFQVLLSEQYEADDYAGSLVMKFRKEISMILLTKDHDYLQLVNDEYNVRAWMVQSRQEKAEELYQKYYSFYGVKKEEVNLPEKVFEYTSDTVLREEGVRPEQIADLKGIQGDPSDNIPGVKGVSSAVPPLLREYGTVEEIYRSIHEAEADKKILKELQDFWKNQLGITRSPYKALTKTSEEELCGEKAAMLSKTLATMKTDIPIDMALEAFSAEAYQEEKVKKWLKILDIKEASIFGSGK, encoded by the coding sequence ATGTCTGAAAGAAAATTTGTAATCGTTGACGGCTCTTCCATGCTGTCGACCTGTTACTATGCGGTTTTACCAAGGGAAATCATGTTTGCAAAGTCAGAGGAGGAAAAGCAGAAGCATTATGATAAAATCCTTCATGCAAAGGACGGCACATATACCAATGCTGTCTTTGGAATGCTTAAAATGATCGTTTCTCTGATGAAAAAGCAGCAGCCGGACTACATTGCTTTTGTGTTTGATAAAACAAGGGATACTTTCCGAAGAGAACTATATCCGGACTATAAAGGAACCAGGGGGATCACTCCGGAGCCCTTAAAAAGCCAGTTCGTGCTGATGGAAGAAATTTTAAAAGACGTGGGCTTCCAGGTCCTTTTAAGTGAACAGTATGAAGCCGATGATTATGCCGGAAGTCTGGTCATGAAATTCAGGAAGGAGATTTCCATGATCCTGCTTACAAAAGACCACGACTATCTTCAGCTGGTAAACGATGAATATAATGTCAGGGCATGGATGGTCCAATCCAGGCAGGAAAAGGCAGAAGAGCTGTATCAAAAATATTATTCTTTTTATGGCGTGAAAAAGGAAGAGGTTAACCTTCCGGAAAAGGTTTTTGAATATACCTCTGATACAGTACTTCGGGAAGAAGGCGTAAGGCCGGAACAGATTGCAGATTTAAAGGGAATACAGGGAGACCCTTCTGACAATATTCCCGGGGTTAAAGGAGTGAGCAGCGCAGTACCGCCGTTGCTTCGGGAATACGGTACGGTGGAAGAGATCTACCGTTCCATTCACGAGGCTGAAGCCGATAAAAAAATCTTAAAAGAACTCCAGGATTTCTGGAAAAACCAGTTGGGAATCACCCGATCTCCATATAAGGCGTTGACAAAAACCAGTGAGGAGGAACTATGTGGAGAAAAGGCAGCCATGCTTTCCAAGACCCTGGCGACGATGAAAACGGATATACCAATAGATATGGCGCTGGAAGCTTTTTCTGCAGAGGCATATCAGGAAGAAAAAGTTAAAAAATGGCTCAAAATTCTTGATATAAAAGAAGCTTCCATTTTTGGCTCAGGAAAATAA
- a CDS encoding CZB domain-containing protein, with the protein MEKEIKYPYILFKIAGSLYCVNSKYISTIVQLPDYSTIPAAPANVTGMFKYRDEVVQMLDLRVTFGLKSISDECRDFEEMIDARKQDHVNWVKELERFIEEGGNFRLAKDPHQCALGRWYDNFKTDNHTVAYHLRKIEEPHAKLHMAADEADRCKKDCENCNRDECLIKILKRVKDESMPTILELLDQTKDIFRSTIYKEMVLILDGIKWGIVVDEIVAVEDLDIIDSREEDPMVRRCSYINHVMESPKNEGLIFELNTNALSAKLKELEAAY; encoded by the coding sequence ATGGAAAAAGAGATCAAATATCCGTATATTTTATTTAAAATTGCCGGCTCCCTCTATTGTGTCAACAGTAAATACATATCAACCATTGTACAATTACCTGACTACAGTACAATACCGGCCGCCCCGGCCAATGTGACGGGAATGTTCAAATACCGGGATGAGGTTGTGCAAATGCTTGATCTGCGGGTTACCTTTGGACTAAAATCCATTTCCGATGAATGTAGGGATTTCGAAGAGATGATTGATGCCAGGAAGCAGGACCACGTCAATTGGGTAAAGGAGCTGGAGCGCTTTATCGAAGAGGGCGGTAACTTCCGCCTGGCAAAGGATCCTCACCAGTGTGCCCTGGGAAGGTGGTACGATAATTTTAAAACAGACAACCATACCGTTGCTTACCATCTTCGTAAAATCGAGGAGCCCCATGCAAAGCTTCACATGGCTGCGGATGAAGCAGACCGCTGCAAAAAAGACTGTGAAAACTGCAATCGGGATGAATGCCTGATCAAGATCTTAAAACGGGTAAAAGATGAATCCATGCCAACCATCCTGGAACTCTTGGATCAGACAAAAGATATATTCCGTTCCACCATATACAAAGAAATGGTCCTAATATTGGACGGCATCAAATGGGGAATCGTGGTGGACGAGATCGTTGCCGTAGAAGACCTGGATATCATTGACAGCAGGGAGGAAGATCCCATGGTGAGGCGCTGCTCCTATATCAATCATGTAATGGAAAGTCCTAAAAACGAAGGACTTATTTTTGAACTAAACACAAATGCACTGTCAGCTAAATTGAAAGAGCTGGAGGCCGCATATTAA
- a CDS encoding LysR family transcriptional regulator → MNPINSKQLYYFAAIAEAGSFTAAAKKLGLSQPPLSKQILLLEEELGVKLFERGSRKTELTEAGSFLYSRARDILAMMDSIGEELQHFPTASKGILKLGTISSSGALLHDFLKIYCRSHPKVRFEITEGNTYQLLEKMKNGIVECAILRTPFNGEGFECVYGKKEPLIAVGNPSFFSGIPLNKIRLTDLAGKPLIYYRRFDSIISLAFQNCGIEPDIFCRNDDARTCLQWADTGLGIALVPESISKITEHTNLVCREIDSDDTVTRMAAVYKKNGYVSNIAREFVSFFGEMMSLS, encoded by the coding sequence ATGAATCCAATTAATTCAAAACAGTTATATTATTTTGCCGCAATTGCTGAAGCAGGCAGTTTTACAGCTGCAGCAAAAAAACTTGGCTTATCCCAGCCGCCCTTAAGCAAGCAGATCCTTTTGCTGGAAGAAGAACTTGGAGTAAAACTTTTTGAACGCGGCTCCAGAAAAACAGAACTGACGGAAGCTGGTTCTTTCCTCTATTCCCGGGCCAGGGATATCCTGGCCATGATGGATTCCATTGGGGAAGAGCTGCAGCATTTTCCAACTGCCTCCAAAGGAATTCTAAAACTGGGAACCATCTCTTCTTCCGGAGCACTGCTCCATGATTTCTTAAAAATATATTGCCGCTCCCATCCAAAGGTACGGTTTGAGATTACAGAGGGAAACACCTACCAGCTTCTGGAAAAGATGAAAAACGGGATCGTAGAATGTGCCATTCTACGGACCCCGTTTAATGGGGAAGGATTTGAATGTGTGTATGGTAAAAAGGAGCCGCTGATTGCGGTTGGAAACCCCTCCTTTTTTTCTGGCATCCCCTTGAATAAAATCAGGCTGACAGACCTTGCTGGCAAGCCCTTGATCTATTACCGCCGTTTTGATTCCATCATCTCCCTTGCCTTTCAAAACTGCGGGATAGAACCTGATATCTTTTGCCGAAATGATGATGCCAGAACCTGCCTCCAATGGGCGGATACTGGCCTTGGCATCGCTCTTGTACCGGAATCTATCAGCAAAATTACTGAGCATACCAATCTTGTTTGCCGGGAAATCGACTCAGATGATACGGTAACCAGAATGGCTGCTGTATATAAGAAAAACGGCTATGTTTCTAACATAGCCAGAGAATTTGTTTCCTTTTTTGGAGAAATGATGTCCCTTTCCTAA
- a CDS encoding SPL family radical SAM protein → MEYISAKTIVTKTKGSQWFGIDYNMNIYKGCCHGCIYCDSRSDCYKIQDFDRVRVKEDALRIIRDDLRRKVKTGVVGTGAMSDPYNPVEQELELTRHALELIDAYGFGAAVATKSALLMRDMDILKGIMEHSPIICKVTVTTTDDGLAKKIEPHVSRPSERLALIESLRTNSIFAGILLMPVLPFLEDHEENILSIVKAAHEAGACFIYPAFGVTLRNNQREWYFDCLRELFPQEELVPEYIKTYGNSYKCTSPRARNLWRVFSRECERYGILYRMKDIIHAYKKNYEVTQLSLFD, encoded by the coding sequence ATGGAATACATTTCTGCAAAGACCATAGTAACCAAGACAAAAGGCTCCCAGTGGTTTGGCATCGATTACAATATGAATATTTATAAAGGGTGCTGCCACGGCTGTATTTATTGCGACAGCCGCTCCGATTGTTACAAAATCCAGGATTTTGACAGGGTCCGGGTAAAGGAGGATGCACTTCGGATCATTCGGGATGATTTAAGACGCAAGGTAAAAACCGGCGTTGTTGGAACAGGGGCCATGAGCGATCCCTATAATCCCGTGGAACAGGAGCTTGAATTAACAAGACATGCCCTTGAGCTTATTGATGCATATGGATTTGGAGCGGCAGTAGCCACGAAAAGCGCCCTTCTTATGCGGGATATGGATATTCTCAAAGGGATTATGGAGCATTCCCCTATTATATGTAAAGTGACCGTTACCACCACCGATGACGGTCTGGCTAAAAAAATTGAACCTCATGTGTCCCGTCCCTCTGAGAGGCTGGCTTTGATTGAGAGTTTAAGAACAAACAGCATATTTGCAGGAATATTATTGATGCCGGTACTTCCGTTTCTGGAAGATCATGAAGAAAATATCCTTTCTATTGTAAAAGCTGCCCACGAAGCAGGGGCCTGCTTCATTTATCCTGCTTTTGGGGTAACCTTGCGAAACAACCAAAGAGAATGGTACTTTGATTGCCTCCGGGAGCTGTTTCCTCAAGAGGAACTGGTGCCGGAATATATCAAAACCTATGGAAACAGCTATAAATGTACTAGTCCCAGGGCAAGGAATCTATGGCGGGTATTTTCCCGGGAGTGCGAACGTTATGGAATCTTATACCGAATGAAGGATATTATCCATGCATACAAAAAGAACTATGAGGTGACACAGTTAAGCCTTTTTGATTAG
- a CDS encoding YihY/virulence factor BrkB family protein — protein MIRLLLRCKQIYDKYSKDEMTVYAAQASFFSIIAAFPFMMLLLALIQLIPSITKANLLQLIITIIPSTLEINSVIVTVIDDLYTNSPVAVLSVTAAAAVWSASRGMLSIERGLNRVYGHEKKRNYFVTRIICAGYTIVFMVICLLTLVLLVLGSSIQGFMNRHFPLLAEITQSVLTFRTMLVFMLTACFAVLYTYVPEKKQEFYKQLPGAAFCTLGWIAFSFAFSIYFNNFGNYSVMYGSLTAIVLLMLWIYSCICILFLGAEINYYYSINWKEHARQ, from the coding sequence ATGATTCGATTGTTATTGCGCTGCAAACAAATCTATGATAAATACAGTAAAGATGAAATGACTGTGTATGCGGCTCAGGCCTCCTTTTTCTCCATCATTGCGGCATTTCCTTTTATGATGCTATTGCTGGCATTGATACAGCTTATTCCATCCATCACAAAAGCCAATCTGCTGCAGCTTATTATTACGATCATTCCCAGCACCCTGGAAATAAACAGCGTGATCGTCACAGTCATCGACGACCTTTACACCAATTCTCCGGTAGCCGTTCTTTCCGTTACTGCAGCAGCAGCCGTTTGGTCCGCCTCCCGGGGGATGCTCAGCATAGAAAGGGGCTTAAACCGTGTTTACGGTCATGAAAAAAAGCGGAATTATTTTGTGACCCGGATCATTTGTGCAGGGTATACCATTGTCTTTATGGTTATCTGCCTTCTGACTCTGGTACTACTGGTTCTTGGAAGCTCCATCCAAGGCTTTATGAACCGCCATTTTCCCCTGCTGGCAGAGATTACCCAGTCTGTTCTCACATTCCGCACTATGCTGGTGTTCATGCTGACGGCATGCTTTGCCGTTCTATATACCTATGTGCCGGAAAAAAAACAGGAATTTTATAAACAGCTTCCGGGAGCCGCCTTTTGTACCTTAGGATGGATTGCCTTTTCTTTTGCATTTTCCATTTACTTTAATAACTTTGGCAATTACTCCGTTATGTACGGAAGCCTTACTGCCATTGTGCTGCTGATGCTATGGATTTATTCCTGCATCTGCATCTTATTTTTAGGGGCAGAAATTAATTACTATTATTCCATAAACTGGAAAGAGCATGCACGGCAATAA
- a CDS encoding NUDIX hydrolase, translating into MIEATSCGGVVIFRGKILVLYKNYKNKYEGWVLPKGTVEAGEEYKETALREVKEETGVSASIIKYIGKSQYSFNTPQDMVEKDVHWYLMMADSYYSKPQREEYFIDSGYYKFHEAYHLLKFSNEKQILEKAYNEYLDLKKSNLWGNKKYF; encoded by the coding sequence ATGATAGAAGCAACGAGTTGTGGCGGTGTGGTTATTTTTCGAGGTAAAATTCTGGTTTTATATAAGAATTATAAAAATAAGTATGAAGGTTGGGTTTTGCCAAAGGGAACAGTAGAAGCGGGTGAAGAGTATAAAGAGACGGCTCTCCGGGAAGTAAAGGAAGAGACAGGGGTAAGTGCGTCCATTATCAAATACATTGGTAAGAGCCAGTACTCCTTTAACACGCCTCAGGATATGGTGGAAAAAGATGTGCACTGGTATCTAATGATGGCCGACAGCTATTACAGTAAACCACAGCGGGAAGAATATTTTATTGATTCAGGATATTATAAGTTCCATGAAGCGTATCATCTTCTGAAGTTTTCCAATGAAAAGCAGATCTTGGAAAAGGCCTACAATGAATATCTGGATTTAAAAAAGAGCAATTTGTGGGGGAATAAGAAGTATTTCTGA
- a CDS encoding peptidoglycan D,D-transpeptidase FtsI family protein, translating into MKANPNPKANRHILMLTYGVVLLFVGLGVYFGYFLLFRSDSVINNSYNARLDSFADRVVRGEIYSSDGRVLAKTEVDGEGKETRVYPYDSLFAHVVGYSTNGKTGLEALSNFYLLTSHVNLIEQVVNEWSGLKNPGDSVFSTLDVDLQKAAFDALGKRKGAVVVMEPDTGKILAMVSKPDYNPNTLAADWSNLVAEDNNSGQLLNRATQGLYPPGSTFKLVTALEYMRENPANYRDYIFDCNGIYKNADYTIRCYHETAHGHQNLEQAFANSCNGAFSNLGLQLNLNKWKNTADQLLFNTDLPLPIAGNKSSYSMEYGADTWEILQTAIGQGQTQITPIHNAMIVAAIANGGTLMKPYLIDHVENAGGDVIKKFLPQSYGNLMTAVEASDLTEFMGAVVRSGTGSALRTDAYTVAGKTGSAEFEKGKETHAWFIGFAPAEQPRVVISVIAEESGSGGQTAAPIARTLFDLYFSRQ; encoded by the coding sequence ATGAAGGCTAATCCGAATCCAAAAGCAAATCGTCATATTCTGATGCTTACCTATGGGGTCGTACTACTTTTTGTAGGGCTAGGGGTTTATTTTGGCTATTTTCTTCTTTTTAGAAGTGACAGTGTGATTAACAATTCCTATAACGCCAGGCTCGACAGTTTTGCCGACCGGGTCGTAAGAGGGGAGATTTACAGCAGTGACGGCAGAGTTCTTGCCAAGACAGAGGTAGATGGAGAAGGGAAGGAAACAAGGGTCTATCCATATGACTCCCTTTTTGCTCATGTGGTGGGTTATTCCACCAATGGTAAGACCGGACTGGAGGCCTTGTCCAATTTTTACCTGCTTACCAGCCATGTAAATCTCATTGAGCAGGTAGTAAATGAATGGTCTGGTTTAAAAAATCCAGGTGACAGCGTTTTTTCCACCCTTGATGTGGACCTCCAGAAGGCGGCTTTTGATGCTCTTGGAAAGCGGAAAGGAGCGGTGGTTGTTATGGAGCCGGATACAGGGAAGATTCTTGCCATGGTGTCCAAGCCGGACTACAATCCCAATACTTTGGCTGCGGACTGGAGCAATCTAGTTGCGGAGGATAACAACTCGGGACAACTGCTAAACCGCGCTACTCAGGGTCTATATCCTCCAGGCTCTACCTTTAAGCTGGTAACGGCTCTGGAATACATGAGGGAAAATCCAGCCAATTACAGGGATTATATCTTTGACTGCAATGGGATTTATAAAAATGCGGACTATACCATCCGATGTTACCACGAGACAGCTCATGGGCATCAGAATCTGGAGCAGGCATTTGCAAATTCCTGCAACGGAGCATTTTCCAACCTCGGATTGCAGTTGAATCTAAATAAATGGAAGAACACGGCGGACCAGCTTCTTTTTAATACGGATCTGCCTTTGCCCATTGCCGGAAACAAAAGTTCTTATTCCATGGAATACGGGGCAGATACATGGGAGATCCTTCAAACCGCCATCGGTCAGGGACAGACCCAGATAACACCCATTCATAATGCAATGATCGTTGCAGCTATTGCCAATGGGGGAACCCTGATGAAGCCTTATCTCATTGACCATGTGGAAAACGCGGGAGGAGATGTGATTAAAAAATTCCTTCCGCAGTCCTACGGAAATCTTATGACTGCGGTGGAAGCTTCTGATCTTACTGAGTTTATGGGGGCCGTGGTAAGGTCAGGAACCGGCTCTGCTCTTAGGACCGATGCTTATACGGTAGCCGGAAAGACTGGTTCGGCAGAGTTTGAAAAAGGCAAGGAGACCCATGCGTGGTTTATTGGGTTTGCTCCTGCAGAGCAGCCAAGAGTGGTTATCAGTGTAATAGCGGAGGAGAGCGGCTCCGGCGGGCAAACGGCGGCTCCCATTGCCAGAACTCTTTTTGATTTGTATTTTTCCAGACAATAA
- a CDS encoding carboxypeptidase M32: protein MSKTYEILSSMLEKTMALQTSLVLFEWDNETLAPEAAGSYTSRVIGALSEEYYRVMTGEEMGNAIAGCEEDNNLSDVEQAIVKGAKEAREELICIPSKEYRDNAQLIAEAARIWSKAKKEEDFDSFAPTLEKVIGFKKKFASYRKKEGQKLYDVLLDEFEKGFNMELLDEFFSRLKEEIVPFLKEIKDHGKTIDDSFLSGGYPEEKQREMARYLAEYVGFDFTKGVLAESAHPFTTNLHNHDVRITTSYRKKMDSSMFSVIHEAGHGLYELGISDEITQTPVGQGTSMGMHESQSRFLENIIGRSKAFWVPLYQKLQELYPEKLQEISIEQFMDAVNKVEPSFIRTEADELTYNLHILIRYEIEKMIMEEDVDLKKLPEIWADKYEEYLGVRPENPSEGILQDIHWSQGLMGYFPSYALGNAFGAQLYYHMKKEMDFDDLLINGKIDVIREYLREHVHKYGKLKTSREILKDVTGEDFTPDYFIQYLKEKYSKLYELS from the coding sequence ATGAGCAAAACTTATGAAATATTATCCTCTATGCTGGAAAAGACCATGGCACTTCAGACTTCCCTGGTCCTTTTTGAATGGGATAATGAAACCCTTGCGCCGGAAGCTGCCGGTTCCTATACGTCCAGGGTAATCGGTGCGCTTTCTGAGGAATATTACAGAGTGATGACAGGGGAAGAGATGGGGAATGCCATTGCCGGCTGCGAGGAAGATAACAATCTATCTGATGTGGAGCAGGCGATAGTCAAGGGAGCTAAGGAAGCCAGAGAAGAACTGATCTGTATCCCGTCAAAGGAATACCGGGACAATGCCCAGCTCATTGCCGAGGCCGCCAGGATATGGTCTAAGGCTAAAAAAGAGGAGGATTTTGATTCCTTTGCGCCTACCCTTGAAAAGGTGATCGGCTTTAAAAAGAAATTCGCTTCATACCGGAAGAAGGAAGGCCAGAAGCTTTATGATGTTTTGCTGGATGAGTTTGAAAAAGGGTTTAACATGGAGCTTTTGGATGAATTTTTCAGCCGCTTGAAAGAGGAGATTGTACCTTTCTTAAAAGAGATCAAGGATCATGGTAAAACTATTGATGATTCTTTCCTGTCAGGCGGTTATCCTGAGGAAAAACAAAGAGAGATGGCCCGCTATCTTGCTGAATATGTTGGCTTTGACTTTACAAAGGGTGTGCTTGCGGAAAGCGCCCATCCCTTTACCACCAATCTTCATAACCATGATGTAAGGATCACTACCAGTTATAGAAAGAAGATGGACAGCTCCATGTTCTCCGTGATCCATGAAGCTGGCCATGGACTTTATGAACTTGGGATCAGCGATGAGATTACCCAAACTCCCGTAGGGCAGGGGACATCGATGGGAATGCACGAATCCCAATCCCGATTCTTAGAAAATATTATCGGACGCAGCAAGGCTTTCTGGGTCCCTCTTTATCAAAAGCTTCAGGAGCTTTATCCTGAAAAGTTACAAGAAATATCCATAGAACAGTTCATGGATGCAGTCAATAAGGTGGAGCCAAGCTTTATCCGTACAGAGGCCGACGAACTCACTTATAATCTCCATATCTTGATCCGCTATGAAATTGAAAAAATGATCATGGAAGAAGATGTGGACTTAAAGAAGCTTCCGGAAATCTGGGCGGATAAATACGAGGAATACCTTGGGGTACGTCCGGAAAATCCTTCGGAAGGAATCCTGCAGGATATCCACTGGTCCCAGGGACTCATGGGGTATTTTCCGTCTTATGCCCTGGGAAATGCATTTGGAGCACAGCTTTATTACCATATGAAAAAAGAGATGGATTTTGACGATCTGCTTATAAACGGGAAAATTGATGTTATAAGAGAATATTTAAGGGAACACGTCCACAAATACGGAAAGCTGAAAACCAGCCGTGAGATTTTAAAGGATGTTACGGGAGAGGATTTCACACCGGATTATTTCATCCAGTATCTGAAGGAGAAATACAGTAAGCTGTACGAACTTTCATAA
- a CDS encoding NCS2 family permease, translating into MDNKRKAGFLSRYFKLSEYDTTVRTEILAGITTFITVAYILILNPQILADPYVIMGNPEMATKISNGVFIGTCFGAFIGTMMVSIYAKLPLAQAPGMGLNAFFAYTVVLGMGYTYGEALVVVFLSGMLFIVITAVGLREAIIRAIPDAVIKAITPGIGLFITIIGLKNGGIIVGNNATLVSMVDFAQWRTEGADVSAILGALVAIIGLMVMGVLHARKVKGSILIGIVVSTLIGIPLGVTSISSINFNIGEKFADFAEVSFFRMDFAGMFSGKSLFETIFTVTLLVISFSLVNMFDSIGTLFGAAKQSGMLDENGEVINMKQALMADAISTAAGAMLGTSTVTTVVESSAGIAEGGRTGMTSFVTALLFIAAIIFAPIVGIVPGVATAPALIFVGILMIGNVKDVDFSDMTNALPAFCTIVFMPFTYSIANGIAMGLITYCLIKLFTGKGKEIKPLTAIVAIIFIAKYAFMTLG; encoded by the coding sequence ATGGACAACAAAAGGAAAGCGGGTTTTTTGAGCCGATATTTTAAGCTAAGTGAATATGATACAACAGTAAGAACCGAAATATTAGCTGGTATTACTACCTTTATTACAGTTGCATATATTTTGATATTAAACCCGCAAATATTAGCAGATCCATATGTTATTATGGGAAATCCGGAAATGGCAACAAAAATATCAAATGGTGTATTCATTGGTACTTGTTTTGGTGCATTTATAGGGACCATGATGGTTTCGATTTATGCAAAATTGCCGTTAGCTCAGGCACCAGGAATGGGATTAAATGCATTTTTCGCATATACAGTTGTTTTGGGAATGGGTTATACCTATGGAGAGGCACTGGTAGTCGTATTTCTTTCAGGAATGTTATTCATTGTAATTACAGCAGTTGGTCTTAGAGAAGCAATTATTCGAGCAATTCCGGATGCGGTAATAAAAGCAATTACACCGGGAATCGGTTTGTTTATTACAATCATCGGGTTGAAAAACGGTGGAATCATTGTTGGTAATAATGCAACACTGGTTAGTATGGTTGATTTTGCACAGTGGAGAACGGAGGGCGCAGACGTAAGTGCAATACTTGGGGCTTTGGTGGCAATTATTGGACTTATGGTTATGGGAGTGCTGCATGCTCGTAAAGTAAAAGGTTCCATTCTTATTGGAATTGTGGTATCTACATTAATCGGTATTCCTTTAGGAGTTACAAGTATTTCCAGTATTAACTTTAATATTGGTGAAAAATTTGCAGATTTTGCAGAGGTATCCTTCTTTAGGATGGATTTTGCCGGAATGTTTAGTGGAAAAAGTTTATTTGAAACAATTTTTACAGTAACACTTTTAGTAATCAGTTTTTCATTGGTTAATATGTTTGACTCCATAGGAACTTTATTTGGAGCTGCCAAACAGTCGGGCATGCTTGATGAAAATGGCGAAGTTATCAATATGAAACAGGCACTTATGGCAGATGCAATTTCAACAGCAGCTGGTGCGATGCTTGGAACTTCTACCGTAACAACAGTTGTTGAATCCAGTGCAGGTATCGCAGAAGGCGGACGTACCGGAATGACAAGCTTTGTTACAGCACTTCTTTTCATTGCAGCGATTATATTTGCTCCTATAGTAGGAATTGTTCCAGGTGTAGCCACAGCACCAGCACTAATTTTTGTTGGAATTCTTATGATTGGTAATGTTAAAGACGTAGATTTTAGTGATATGACAAATGCTCTTCCTGCATTTTGCACCATCGTATTTATGCCTTTTACTTACTCCATTGCAAATGGTATAGCAATGGGATTGATAACCTATTGCTTGATTAAATTGTTCACAGGAAAAGGAAAAGAAATTAAACCATTAACAGCAATTGTAGCTATAATTTTTATCGCAAAATATGCGTTTATGACTTTGGGCTAA
- the cysK gene encoding cysteine synthase A: MGNIKKSASELIGSTPLVELCNYGKQHKAGACIIAKLEYFNPAGSVKDRAALYMIRDAEHAGLLKPGATIIEPTSGNTGIGIASIAAMRGYRAILTMPETMSVERRNLLKAYGAEIVLTEGAKGMAGAIAKAEELQKEITGSLILGQFDNPSNARAHRETTGPEIWEDTDGTIDILIAGVGTGGTITGAGEYLKSMNPEIKVIAVEPAASPVLSGGKPGPHGIQGIGAGFVPSLLNTEIYDEIIPVDNGDAYETGKEIAQTEGILVGISSAAAVWAAKEVAKRPEYAGKKIVVILPDTGDRYLSTPLFT, translated from the coding sequence ATGGGAAATATTAAAAAAAGTGCATCAGAACTCATCGGGAGTACGCCTCTTGTGGAATTATGCAATTATGGGAAGCAGCATAAGGCTGGGGCTTGCATTATTGCAAAGCTGGAATATTTTAATCCGGCAGGCAGTGTAAAGGACCGGGCAGCCCTTTACATGATTCGGGATGCAGAGCATGCCGGACTCCTAAAGCCGGGTGCAACCATTATTGAGCCTACCTCCGGCAATACGGGAATCGGAATTGCCAGTATTGCGGCCATGAGGGGATATAGAGCCATCCTTACCATGCCGGAAACCATGAGCGTGGAGAGGCGCAATCTTTTAAAAGCATATGGAGCAGAAATTGTTCTGACAGAAGGAGCAAAGGGAATGGCAGGAGCCATTGCAAAGGCGGAAGAACTGCAAAAGGAAATCACCGGTTCTCTTATTCTGGGACAGTTTGATAATCCGTCCAATGCAAGGGCCCATCGTGAGACCACCGGACCTGAGATATGGGAGGATACCGATGGAACAATCGATATCCTCATTGCCGGAGTGGGTACCGGAGGCACCATTACAGGAGCAGGAGAATACTTAAAGAGTATGAATCCAGAGATAAAGGTGATTGCAGTGGAACCTGCCGCTTCGCCGGTTCTTTCCGGAGGAAAGCCGGGTCCCCATGGGATCCAGGGAATCGGTGCCGGATTTGTTCCCTCCCTCCTGAATACGGAAATTTATGATGAAATCATACCTGTGGATAATGGAGATGCTTACGAGACCGGAAAAGAAATTGCGCAGACAGAAGGGATCTTAGTAGGAATCTCTTCCGCTGCAGCCGTATGGGCGGCAAAAGAAGTTGCAAAGCGTCCGGAATATGCCGGAAAGAAGATCGTTGTAATTCTTCCCGATACAGGTGACCGATACTTATCCACTCCTTTGTTCACCTGA